DNA sequence from the Glycine soja cultivar W05 chromosome 18, ASM419377v2, whole genome shotgun sequence genome:
CAGTGGAACTCGCCTCCTTTCTTAAGTATCTATCTTCTGCATTCGCGATCATATTTGGCATAAACTGATCAACATTAAATTGGAAATTCTGTGCTTCCGTCCTATAATTGAAAGGAGTGAAAGGTTTCCAATAAATTTTTGGCCCATTCCACGTGAAGTGGACCAAAGAAACTTTACGGCCATATACGATTTGGCCTATCTTAAGAGCCCTAATGCGACATATATAGCCCCCAAAGTAATTTACGAACTGGCATAAATCCACCCAACAAACTAAAAGAACTCCAATGTATTGAAGCAATTACAAGACTAAAGATTTCagaattttaaagatttttcaaCTCTCACACATTTAATtcattaaagaaaacaaattaccCGTGATCAAAATGCTAAAGTAATGGATTACTTTCTAATGAAATCAAAATGAATAATATTGAACATGAGACAACacacttttttactttttagtatgtgttcatttttttaaaatttcaattttgttacCTAATAAACAGGTCACTCTTTAACAAGGGTGGTCTTTTTAAAGAAGGAATCAATAACATAATGAGTGTGTTGCTAACATTCTTATAATAGAGCAATTGAAAAAATACTAatagaaataacattaaaaatgataaacattACTTCAGTTTTGACTGTTGAGGTCTCACCCTCCTGTATTCCTTCCAATAGCCAGTTTGCTGTTACAGCTTTTCTTACAGATGTTTTACAAGATgttcaaaaatgaaaagaaaaaaaaatgctgcACTATTGATGAGAAAAATAAGGGTTAAATTACTCAGTTGGTTAAGTGTTTGATAATTTTCAAGTCcctaaattaagttttttttagttgaatTCCTAAAACTTATAAACTTCCATAAATTGCCATTTTCTTAGCTGGTAATAAACTAATCCTAGGGACCTGCTATTTTAGTCTATGGATCCAAAAAAAGAACTTTAGGGACTTGTTTGAAATTTTCCAAATAATTTAGAGACCAAttgaataatttaacaaaaaataaaaagacttttATAGTTCcatttctttgaaaaaccacTGTGACTTGTTTAGCTAGCAAAGTAAACATTGATATCCAAGTTGACGAACACGGTTTTCACTCTTCAGGTTAACAGGTAGAAAGACTATCAATAACCTTGAGGTAGAAGTTCCAACTTTGACTTCGTTCATTGATAGCTTCTTGACCAAATGGGTGCTGCTCAACATACTTCACCATATTTTCAGCATTTGCTAATCCATCCAAATATTGTCGCAGATCACCTCCAACAGCTGTCATAATTCATTTATGTCAATAATAAAGCCTTGCATAAGCTTTGGAAATCATAAAAAGGGAGTACACACTGATCAGTGCTCACCACTAGATAATAGTGCTTCAATCAGAAAACAAATGATCCATtaatgcatattgttgtggatGCAAAATTATAATGCACCAAAAGGAATACGTCTCTCATAAAAAGCCTAGTTTAAGCTAAAGGAATAGGGAATCACTTGATTATGTTTCTACGTATGCCATACAGAtcctataatatttattttcccttcctTTTTCCTATGCCTCTATGACTTGAAGCCAAATGTTAAAAGAAAGCTAAATATAAAGGTTAAGTACACAAGAGAAGCAATACAGAACGATCAAAATCAGTTAACTCTCCCTAGTCCATTAGCAAAATCTAGTCCATTAGAAGGTCATTTTGTAGTTTGTACCATACCTAGTGAATTGTCACTTTCATTCTGAAATCTGAACGTGCGCGGGAACACTGAGTTGTATGGCTAAAATGATTTATCAAAACATTCAAGAGCAAGTTAGTAAACAGTCTAGAAATGCGCAGGTGACATAGATACtctaaaaattggaaaaaaaagaaagaaagaacattTTGTTTACTGGATTAAGCAATGCCTTGTACGGAGAATCATCCAACAGCAATGTATTTGATTGATTGAAGTATCCCTTCTCCCATGGAAGATTAGAATCATGTTTCTCCCAAATTTTCCTCAAATCCTTAAAAACCAGTGGCTTCTGCTTGTTTTCAAGAGTTTTGAAACTTGTTTTGGTACAATAAGAAAGATCCTACGAAAGTCAAGAATATTTAACATGAAATGATAGGCCTCGAGGTAACTCCATCGAAAACAACTAGTTAGGTTGAAACTAATAAAAGCATCAATCAAGAAAGAATTCCCACACCATGGCATGATAAAATAACATTCTAAATTGTACAGAAGAAGTATAATGCTTGCAAAGTTAGTGCAATCTCATCCCGTGTACAAAACAAACACCCTAGACAgggggaaaaaaagagaaaattaataatttaatttaatttccatgCAGTGGCAATATAACTAAGGAATAGAATTGTACAACTGAAAACCTGTATAATCCCTATGTATAATATCaagtatataaaaagaaaaaaagaaaaaaaatataaatcactgTTAGCTTTTATTCAACATGGTCGATCAAAATCCCACAAGCCTACACATATATGATTTATACCAAATTTACTAAAACAGGTTTTCCAGAGgacaaattatttgaaaatgagGAACAAAATAACATGATTCAGAGATAATGGATAAAATACTTACCCAACAAAAAAGCAACCTTTCTTTCATGTTTCCCATCAAACGATTAATGacattgttaatatttttcctataaaataataacaccCAAAAATTAATATGCCACCACTAATTGCTTATAATATAAAAGACCCCAATCGGAAAATGGGGATAGCTACTGAAACAATAATGCAGACAAAGAGAACACCAGAAGTTTTTAAGTGACATTTTAGAAAAGATGGTTGAAGAATACTTGGTTCTTGAAGACCATACAGCCACTTCAAATTTCTCAAAGCAGAAGTTCAGAAACTCAAGATAAAAAGGCCTCTTGAACACTGAAATGAAACACAAACCCTATTAGTAAAGAATGCAAGGCACAGACTTTTAGTATAGAAAAGTAGAATAACACAGTTGTTTCTCACTTGCTTTCTTTCCTACCATTGCATCTGGTTTACGGTACTTTGGAGGGGGAGAAACTATGTCCACAAGCAGCCCATTTAGATCAAGAATAATAAGCTTTTTCTTCAAACACACAATTGATGGTCTAACTGTAGAAATTTGCAAAGTTTTTTGCCTATATAATTTCCTCAATTCATTACTACGAGAAACTTGCTTATCACTATTTGTTTCATCTAATACAGATGACTCAGTATTCATAGTACTTTTTATACCTTCCTTTGGTATGCGACgaactaatttttttctttttcttttctctctacgGGGTTGTTTATCACTATTTGTTTCATCTAATACAGTTGACTCAGTATTCATAGTATCTTTTATACCTTCCTTTGGTATGTgacaaactaatttttttcttttctctctacgGGGTTGTTTATCACTATTTGTTTCATCTAATGCAGTTGACTCATTAttcatagtattttttataccTTCCTTTGGTATGCgacaaactaatttttttctttttctttttcttttctctctacgGGGTTGTTTATCACTATTTGCTTCATCTAATACAGTTGACTCAGTATTCATAGTATTTTTAATACCTTCCTTTGGTCTGTgacaaactaatttttttctttgctcTCTACTGGGTTCCATCCTATGTGTCTTGTTATCTAAGTAAATTAATAATGCAAGTAACACTATAATCCCTGTATAGATGACAGCTCCCAAGGTTTATAGAATCCTCTACTCCCCCATTGTCTTTTGTCCAAATGAACTCTGCAAATACAGACATCAGAGGATTCAAATGATGtaatagaattatattttttagaaaaaacaaGCAACTAAAAACAAATACTAGTAATAGATCAGGATTACAATAACATATACATACTGCTAGAAGCAAAAACTCAATTTTTTCCAgaaccaaataaaaaagattCTAGTCTTCCATCACCCAATTTATGAGACTGGcttcttcaatattttgaaGCATGCAAGTCCCCTCTATTCACTTTCATTTTTCAGTTACCTAATACCTACCCAACTAAGTGTGCTGCATTCTCGATTCAAGTGGAGCAGTAATCAGCTGGAATTGAGAAGGCActtcaaaatataaagttttaatTAGCCTAGCCATAACAAGTTCAACATCTTAAACAAGAATTAATTCTGTTGCTCTTACAACTCTAGCAAAATCTTTACAAATGACGCAGCTTGCAGCTATGGAAAGGCATGGCTTTGTGGTCGGCAAAGTAAATGCAAAAGATTTTTACACTATTATCTAATAACAAatcatcataaattcataaatgataagaatttttACAATAAGAGAGTCATACATACCAACGATCGAATAATATAAAGTGGTGATTGTATTCTTCTACTAACCTGGCAGTGGCAGACGGTTGACGGCGGcggttcaaagttcaaacagcCCTTGCCGTGAGAAAGTGGTTACCAAGTTAAGATCTATTGAGTGTCTTAGGTTTTGTGGTGACGATAAGGGGGCGGCGCAGCGGAAGAGCGGCAAATTGAGATACCTAAATCATAACTAGATCCAACCTTCACCCTAAGAATCTTTTTTTTACACCCCCACTTCGAATCATATTAttggaaaaacaaaaatcaagtaattaaataaatatgtttaatgAAGTCaggttaatatttaataataataaaaaattcaaaatttatttacctCTCCATCGAATTTTAAATTAGATTAGATTTTTATTCCACGTTCAACAAGAAGATTAAGACCacaaaatattattgaaaaaaattatttaatttctaaattatattaagaattatatttaaaaagaatacaaattaaattaaatactcaatatattattttgtgaatAATCAATAGAGGCCTAAAAGCCTCTTGGGAAACAAAGTTTGAACTGAATCAGCTCTTAAGGTTAAGAATAAAATTAggagcaaaataaaaaacatgatatGCTATATCATCATCCAAGGCACGTTTGACCAAAACTTCTGCAACTTGATTTGATTTGCTTATCTCAACACATGATTCTATAAAAGATTTCCAACCATATTATAGAAAGGATGGAGGCTGGTAGACTGGTATAACTTCCTCCCAACAATATCATTTCAGTAAGTGAATCCGAATATGATACATAACTTAATGActcttaaaaatattcttattaaaaaaatcttctaagcattttctctataaaaaattgctccaaaaaaatattaatcaaaatGAGAATTTATATTCATAACCAAACTTATACATGAGTCATTGTTTAAGAGCATCAAACTTAATTCTATTCCGGCCAATAGCATGTTGGTAGTTACATGTTTCATTTTAAGATCATGTATtgaatacttatttatttttaaaatttgttccttttaaattatttcatgattttaatatcaaatttaatttgatttaataaataactcaaaaaaaattctttctcaAATTTCCCAAAtcactatattttttatctatatatttgattttattatgtaattatctctttcaatcaattttgttcatatttatttccaaataaaattttaatatttttttaataagttatcAATAGTTGAAAAACcttatatcacaatataaaattatttatcataaatccaacataatttatttgttagaaatattgacttattacaaattttaattatagtataatttgtatattaatttttttataataaatttgttatataaaaacaaacatttatcTTCTACATTACATATACTAAAATACCTcatgtacccaaaaaataataaaatactaatatatttggttttcaatttatataatttttacaaaaaaaaaatcatttcaaaatgGACTACGAAAGCCCTAATTAGGATTATGTTTAGGACTTTttaatacaaaaagaaaaggaattttGTCATAAATTAAGGCATATGGGTTTGGGCTTTACGTTTCTATTGGAACCGGACTTGAAGATTTAAATCCAAGTAATAAGAGGGCTTTTACATCTTTCACCTCCAGAGAACTTGAATGGACACAAATACCCCTGCACCACCACCGAGCCCCCTCCCCTCCAAAGTGGTTGCCATCAACAAATGCCTCCTATGAAAACTGCATTAGCAACGCCAAACACGACTTAACTTCGGATTACACCACTTTGTCAaggtcacaattttttttataaattaactcTATTCTGAAAAGACCTTTCCATAattgtaaaacatattttttagaagGTCTTTCTAGAAGACACTAATCTTTTTTACACTTCTAGAAAGGCCTTTTCAGAAGTGTTAAAACATGCTTTTGGAAAAGCCTTTCAAAAATTATGCAAACATACTTTCGAAAATGTATTTCTGTAAGTACGCAAATATACTTCCCAAAAGGTCTTTTTAGAAGAactaatttacataattttgaaaagatCTTTTtggaagtataaaaaaattagtgacTTCTGGACATATTTTTTGGAGTAGGGTTGCATTCTACATCTCTCTTTCATCCTTGATTATGTCTGCACCTTCTTTCCAACATTA
Encoded proteins:
- the LOC114397533 gene encoding ubiquitin-like domain-containing CTD phosphatase 1 isoform X2, with amino-acid sequence MEPSREQRKKLVCHRPKEGIKNTMNTESTVLDEANSDKQPRREKRKRKRKKLVCRIPKEGIKNTMNNESTALDETNSDKQPRREKRKKLVCHIPKEGIKDTMNTESTVLDETNSDKQPRREKRKRKKLVRRIPKEGIKSTMNTESSVLDETNSDKQVSRSNELRKLYRQKTLQISTVRPSIVCLKKKLIILDLNGLLVDIVSPPPKYRKPDAMVGKKAMFKRPFYLEFLNFCFEKFEVAVWSSRTKKNINNVINRLMGNMKERLLFCWDLSYCTKTSFKTLENKQKPLVFKDLRKIWEKHDSNLPWEKGYFNQSNTLLLDDSPYKPYNSVFPRTFRFQNESDNSLAVGGDLRQYLDGLANAENMVKYVEQHPFGQEAINERSQSWNFYLKVIDSLSTC
- the LOC114397533 gene encoding ubiquitin-like domain-containing CTD phosphatase 1 isoform X1, which codes for MEPSREQRKKLVCHRPKEGIKNTMNTESTVLDEANSDKQPRREKRKRKRKKLVCRIPKEGIKNTMNNESTALDETNSDKQPRREKRKKLVCHIPKEGIKDTMNTESTVLDETNSDKQPRREKRKRKKLVRRIPKEGIKSTMNTESSVLDETNSDKQVSRSNELRKLYRQKTLQISTVRPSIVCLKKKLIILDLNGLLVDIVSPPPKYRKPDAMVGKKAMFKRPFYLEFLNFCFEKFEVAVWSSRTKKNINNVINRLMGNMKERLLFCWDLSYCTKTSFKTLENKQKPLVFKDLRKIWEKHDSNLPWEKGYFNQSNTLLLDDSPYKALLNPPYNSVFPRTFRFQNESDNSLAVGGDLRQYLDGLANAENMVKYVEQHPFGQEAINERSQSWNFYLKVIDSLSTC
- the LOC114397533 gene encoding uncharacterized protein LOC114397533 isoform X3, with amino-acid sequence MGNMKERLLFCWDLSYCTKTSFKTLENKQKPLVFKDLRKIWEKHDSNLPWEKGYFNQSNTLLLDDSPYKALLNPPYNSVFPRTFRFQNESDNSLAVGGDLRQYLDGLANAENMVKYVEQHPFGQEAINERSQSWNFYLKVIDSLSTC